A single region of the Cereibacter sphaeroides 2.4.1 genome encodes:
- a CDS encoding ABC transporter substrate-binding protein — MKKLLLAGTATLALTGAASAEDVKMGIILGFTGPLESITPNMASGAELAVNEVNEAGTLLEGSKVTVVRADSTCVDAAAATAAAERLVTSDKVQGIMGADCSGVTGAVLQNVARPNGVVMISPSATSPALSEAEDDGLFFRTAPSDARQGEVIAEILKERDIGSVAITYTNNDYGKGLADSIQQAFEKAGGKVTISAAHEDGKADYSAEVAALAAAGGDMLVVAGYVDQGGKGVIQAALDTGAFETFFLPDGMYGDALVEAIGSPLDGSFGTVPGTDSEGATKILDMAKEAGFDGTSSYVGESYDAASLILLAMQAAGSAAPADYKSKIEEVANAPGEKIYPGDLAKAIELLKAGTDIDYVGATNVELIGPGESAGSFREYTVKDGKFETDRFR; from the coding sequence ATGAAAAAGCTGCTTCTGGCCGGCACGGCCACCCTCGCACTGACCGGTGCCGCCTCGGCAGAAGATGTCAAGATGGGCATCATCCTCGGCTTCACCGGGCCGCTCGAATCGATCACGCCGAACATGGCCTCGGGCGCGGAGCTCGCGGTCAACGAGGTGAATGAAGCGGGCACGCTGCTCGAGGGTTCCAAGGTGACGGTGGTGCGCGCCGACTCGACCTGCGTCGATGCGGCGGCGGCGACGGCTGCGGCCGAACGTCTCGTCACCTCGGACAAGGTGCAGGGCATCATGGGCGCCGACTGCTCGGGCGTCACCGGCGCCGTGCTCCAGAACGTCGCGCGCCCGAACGGCGTCGTGATGATCTCGCCCTCGGCCACCTCGCCCGCCCTGTCGGAGGCCGAGGACGACGGGCTGTTCTTCCGCACCGCCCCCTCCGACGCCCGTCAGGGCGAAGTGATCGCCGAGATCCTGAAGGAGCGCGACATCGGCTCGGTCGCGATCACCTACACCAACAACGACTACGGCAAGGGCCTCGCGGATTCGATCCAGCAGGCCTTCGAGAAGGCCGGCGGCAAGGTCACGATCTCGGCCGCGCATGAAGACGGCAAGGCGGACTATTCGGCCGAAGTGGCGGCGCTCGCGGCGGCCGGCGGCGACATGCTGGTCGTGGCGGGCTATGTCGATCAGGGCGGCAAGGGCGTGATCCAGGCGGCCCTCGACACCGGCGCCTTCGAGACCTTCTTCCTGCCCGACGGCATGTATGGCGATGCGCTGGTCGAGGCGATCGGATCGCCGCTCGACGGCTCGTTCGGCACCGTGCCCGGCACCGACAGCGAGGGTGCGACGAAGATTCTCGATATGGCCAAGGAAGCGGGCTTCGACGGCACCTCCTCCTATGTGGGCGAGAGCTACGACGCGGCGTCGCTGATCCTGCTCGCGATGCAGGCGGCGGGGTCCGCGGCCCCGGCCGACTACAAGTCGAAGATCGAGGAAGTGGCGAACGCGCCTGGAGAAAAGATCTATCCCGGCGATCTCGCCAAGGCGATCGAGCTGCTGAAGGCCGGCACCGACATCGACTATGTGGGCGCCACCAACGTCGAGCTGATCGGCCCCGGCGAGAGCGCGGGCAGCTTCCGGGAATATACCGTGAAGGACGGCAAGTTCGAAACGGACCGCTTCCGCTAA
- a CDS encoding gamma carbonic anhydrase family protein, which translates to MIYALDGVAPRIDAEAWVAPGASVIGKVVLEAGSSVWFGAALRGDNEEIVIGAGSNVQENAVLHTDMGYPLTVGANCTIGHKAMLHGCTIGENSLIGMGATVLNGAKIGRFCLIGACALVTEGKEIPDFSLVKGSPGKVVRELTEEERARLIASAEGYAANARRFRAGLTAL; encoded by the coding sequence ATGATCTATGCACTGGACGGCGTCGCGCCGCGCATCGATGCCGAGGCCTGGGTCGCACCCGGCGCGAGCGTGATCGGCAAGGTGGTGCTGGAGGCCGGAAGCTCGGTCTGGTTCGGCGCGGCCCTGCGCGGCGACAACGAGGAGATCGTGATCGGCGCGGGCTCGAACGTGCAGGAGAATGCGGTGCTGCACACCGACATGGGCTATCCGCTGACGGTGGGGGCTAACTGCACCATCGGCCACAAGGCCATGCTGCACGGCTGCACCATCGGCGAGAACAGCCTGATCGGCATGGGCGCCACGGTCCTCAACGGCGCGAAGATCGGCCGGTTCTGCCTGATCGGCGCCTGTGCGCTCGTGACCGAGGGCAAGGAGATCCCGGATTTCTCGCTGGTCAAGGGCTCTCCCGGCAAGGTGGTGAGAGAGCTGACCGAGGAAGAGCGCGCCCGGCTGATCGCCTCGGCCGAGGGCTATGCGGCCAACGCCCGCCGCTTCCGCGCGGGCCTCACCGCGCTCTGA
- a CDS encoding PAS domain-containing protein, protein MSMRMGGTGVGQTGGGRTGVDPASLALLRSYWHELRLRAEGELPRRGDIDPRRIEEALSCAFLAERIAPGMARFRLAGMHLADLMGIDVRGIPISTLFDVDSRERLASVVARVLTGPGVGEVWLGSPASLGRAALTGRLLLLPLRPEGSQPLIFGCLVTDGAIGRAPRRLTILRSAVDMVDAQPAERPGPRLRLRLPDFGAAGLEPPPPPPRAAPGRKHLRLVKG, encoded by the coding sequence ATGAGCATGAGGATGGGCGGCACCGGCGTGGGACAGACCGGCGGCGGGCGGACGGGGGTCGATCCGGCGTCGCTCGCGCTGCTGCGCAGTTACTGGCACGAGCTGCGCCTGCGCGCCGAGGGCGAGCTGCCGCGTCGGGGAGACATCGATCCGCGCCGCATAGAGGAGGCGCTGAGCTGCGCCTTCCTCGCCGAGCGGATCGCGCCCGGCATGGCGCGCTTCCGCCTCGCCGGGATGCATCTGGCCGACCTCATGGGCATCGATGTGCGCGGCATCCCGATCTCGACCCTGTTCGACGTGGACTCGCGCGAACGTCTGGCGAGCGTCGTGGCGCGCGTTCTGACCGGGCCGGGCGTGGGCGAGGTCTGGCTCGGGTCGCCCGCCTCGCTCGGTCGCGCCGCGCTGACCGGGCGGCTCCTGCTGCTGCCGCTGCGGCCGGAAGGAAGCCAGCCGCTGATCTTCGGCTGCCTCGTGACCGATGGTGCCATCGGCCGCGCGCCGCGGCGGCTCACGATCCTGCGCTCGGCCGTGGACATGGTCGATGCCCAGCCCGCCGAACGGCCGGGCCCGCGCCTGCGCCTGCGCCTGCCCGATTTCGGCGCGGCCGGGCTCGAACCGCCGCCGCCGCCGCCGCGCGCCGCCCCGGGGCGCAAGCATCTCCGGCTGGTCAAGGGCTGA
- a CDS encoding trans-sulfuration enzyme family protein translates to MADRDDIPESLVRRTPWPESVSRPVVTPLQPSVVYASLDPDQLDAQYAGQVKGFTYAREGHPNAEVLARKIDALEGAEGGIVVGSGMAAVAAVLLGLLRAGDHVVGGDQLYGRSLRMMAEDLPRLGIATSLADATDAAAVEAALRPETKLVLIEVVSNPTLRVADLDGIAALCRARGILLAVDSTFSTPRGIRPFDHGADIVIHSVTKLLAGHSDVTLGYVACRTAELRRAVELFAVTTGLTPSPFDCWLAERGLLSFHLRYDRAEETAARLADHLAGLPGVRRVIYPLRADHPDQARAVALLGRRGGNMLSFELEGGRAAANALTRAMPAVAFAPTLGDVGTTLSHPASSSHRAVAPEVRARLGISEGFFRISVGVEEADLLIRDFTAGVAAARDA, encoded by the coding sequence ATGGCCGATCGCGACGACATTCCCGAAAGCCTCGTGCGCCGGACGCCCTGGCCCGAGAGCGTGAGCCGGCCGGTGGTGACGCCGCTGCAGCCCTCGGTGGTCTATGCCTCGCTCGACCCCGACCAGCTCGACGCGCAATATGCGGGGCAGGTCAAGGGTTTCACCTATGCCCGCGAGGGCCATCCCAATGCCGAGGTGCTGGCGCGCAAGATCGATGCGCTGGAAGGGGCCGAGGGCGGGATCGTCGTGGGCTCGGGGATGGCGGCGGTGGCGGCGGTGCTACTGGGCCTTCTGCGTGCGGGCGATCATGTGGTGGGCGGCGACCAGCTCTATGGCCGGTCGCTGCGGATGATGGCCGAGGATCTGCCGCGGCTCGGGATCGCCACCTCGCTCGCCGATGCCACCGATGCGGCGGCGGTCGAGGCGGCGCTCCGGCCCGAGACGAAACTCGTGCTGATCGAGGTGGTCTCGAACCCGACGCTTCGGGTAGCCGATCTCGATGGCATCGCCGCGCTCTGCCGCGCGCGGGGGATCCTTCTTGCCGTCGACAGCACCTTCTCGACCCCGCGGGGGATCCGGCCCTTCGACCATGGCGCGGATATCGTGATCCATTCGGTGACGAAGCTTCTGGCCGGCCATTCGGACGTGACGCTCGGCTATGTCGCCTGCCGCACGGCCGAGCTGCGCCGGGCGGTCGAGCTGTTCGCGGTGACGACGGGCCTTACGCCCAGCCCGTTCGACTGCTGGCTGGCCGAGCGCGGGCTTCTCTCCTTCCACCTCCGCTACGACCGGGCCGAGGAGACTGCCGCCCGGCTGGCCGATCATCTGGCGGGTCTGCCGGGGGTGCGGCGCGTGATCTATCCGCTGCGGGCCGATCATCCCGATCAGGCACGAGCAGTGGCGCTGCTCGGACGGCGCGGCGGCAACATGCTGTCCTTCGAGCTCGAGGGCGGGCGCGCGGCGGCCAATGCGCTGACCCGCGCCATGCCGGCCGTGGCCTTCGCGCCCACGCTGGGCGACGTCGGCACCACGCTCTCGCACCCGGCCTCCTCCTCGCACCGGGCGGTCGCGCCTGAGGTGCGGGCGCGGCTCGGCATTTCGGAGGGCTTCTTCCGCATCTCGGTGGGCGTCGAGGAGGCGGATCTCCTGATCCGCGACTTCACCGCGGGTGTGGCCGCAGCCCGCGACGCCTGA
- a CDS encoding nucleoside hydrolase, with translation MTPPRRIIIDTDPGQDDAVAILLALASPELEVLGITAVAGNVPLRLTERNARILCEIAGRTDIPVFAGCDAPLARPLVTAEHVHGKTGLDGPALPDPTLPLQERHAVDYLIETLRSEPAGSITLCPLGPLTNIAAMLQRAPDVAPRIREIVLMGGAYFEVGNITPTAEFNIFVDPEAAAIVFGAGVPLVVMPLDVTHKAVTDRARVARFREMGTRIGELVEEWMDFFERFDREKYGSEGAPLHDPCVIAYLLNPDLFLGRHINVEIETEGRFTTGMTVADWWRVSDRTPNALFMRDLDADGFFALLTERIARL, from the coding sequence ATGACCCCGCCCCGCCGGATCATCATCGACACGGACCCCGGACAGGACGACGCCGTGGCGATCCTGCTCGCGCTGGCCAGCCCCGAACTCGAGGTGCTGGGCATCACCGCCGTGGCGGGCAACGTGCCGCTGCGGCTCACCGAGCGCAATGCGCGCATCCTCTGCGAGATCGCGGGCCGGACCGACATTCCCGTCTTCGCGGGCTGCGACGCGCCGCTGGCTCGGCCCCTCGTCACGGCCGAGCATGTCCACGGCAAGACCGGCCTCGACGGGCCGGCCCTGCCCGACCCCACCCTGCCCCTGCAGGAGCGCCACGCGGTCGATTACCTGATCGAGACGCTGCGATCCGAGCCCGCAGGCAGCATCACGCTCTGCCCGCTCGGTCCCCTCACCAACATCGCGGCCATGCTTCAGCGCGCGCCGGACGTGGCGCCGCGCATCCGCGAGATCGTGCTGATGGGCGGGGCCTATTTCGAGGTGGGCAACATCACCCCCACCGCCGAGTTCAACATCTTCGTCGATCCCGAGGCCGCGGCCATCGTCTTCGGCGCCGGCGTGCCGCTCGTCGTCATGCCGCTCGACGTGACGCACAAGGCCGTCACCGACAGGGCCCGCGTGGCGCGGTTCCGCGAGATGGGCACCCGGATCGGGGAGCTGGTCGAGGAATGGATGGACTTCTTCGAGCGGTTCGACCGCGAGAAATACGGCAGCGAGGGCGCGCCGCTGCACGACCCCTGCGTGATCGCCTATCTCCTCAACCCCGACCTCTTCCTCGGGCGGCACATCAATGTCGAGATCGAGACCGAGGGCCGCTTCACCACCGGCATGACGGTGGCGGACTGGTGGCGGGTGAGCGACCGGACACCGAACGCGCTCTTCATGCGCGACCTCGATGCGGACGGCTTCTTCGCGCTCCTGACCGAACGGATCGCGCGGCTCTGA
- a CDS encoding sensor histidine kinase, translating to MQAQDATQLLEGVPLPLVLIGPDERIRAANAPAQRLFGAASVARHYVMAMRQPALLDAIEGAIRLDRPGRARYIITGPSREVTYRATVTPVRIHGESCALCAFEDITEQEQMGAIRRDFVANVSHELRTPLTALLGFIETLQGAARDDPAARSRFLGIMAREAGRMNRLVQDLLSLSRVESEERVRPKTPVDVTAVIGQAIAALRPMAEAAGVEIQRQGEAGPILLPGDPDQLTQVFHNLIENAVKYGASGKLVTVGISRDAEGLARLGPAVRIEVVDRGEGIDAIHLPRLTERFYRVDNHRSREKGGTGLGLAIVKHIVNRHRGRFLIESELGQGSRFIVTLPLA from the coding sequence ATGCAGGCGCAGGATGCAACTCAGCTTCTGGAGGGTGTGCCGCTGCCCCTCGTGCTGATCGGCCCGGATGAGCGGATCCGGGCGGCCAACGCGCCGGCGCAGCGGCTGTTCGGCGCCGCGAGCGTGGCGCGGCATTATGTGATGGCGATGCGGCAGCCGGCGCTGCTCGATGCGATCGAGGGCGCGATCCGGCTCGATCGGCCGGGGCGCGCGCGCTACATCATCACCGGACCCTCGCGGGAGGTGACCTATCGCGCGACGGTGACGCCGGTCCGCATCCACGGCGAGAGCTGCGCGCTCTGCGCCTTCGAGGACATCACCGAGCAGGAGCAGATGGGCGCGATCCGGCGCGACTTCGTGGCGAACGTGAGCCACGAACTGCGCACCCCCCTCACGGCGCTCCTCGGCTTCATCGAGACGCTGCAGGGCGCTGCGCGCGACGATCCCGCGGCACGGAGCCGGTTTCTCGGCATCATGGCGCGGGAGGCGGGCCGGATGAACCGGCTGGTGCAGGACCTCCTGTCGCTGAGCCGGGTGGAATCGGAAGAGAGGGTGCGGCCGAAGACCCCGGTGGATGTGACGGCGGTGATCGGACAGGCCATCGCGGCGCTGCGCCCCATGGCCGAGGCCGCGGGCGTCGAGATCCAGCGTCAGGGCGAGGCGGGGCCGATCCTGCTGCCGGGAGACCCCGACCAGCTCACGCAGGTCTTTCACAACCTCATCGAGAATGCGGTGAAATACGGCGCTTCGGGCAAGCTTGTCACCGTCGGGATCTCCCGCGATGCCGAGGGCCTCGCGCGGCTCGGGCCCGCGGTGCGGATCGAGGTGGTGGATCGGGGCGAGGGGATCGACGCCATCCATCTGCCGCGGCTGACCGAGCGGTTCTACCGCGTGGACAACCACCGCTCGCGCGAGAAGGGCGGCACCGGGCTGGGCCTCGCCATCGTGAAGCATATCGTGAACCGGCACCGCGGCCGCTTCCTCATCGAGAGCGAGCTGGGGCAGGGCAGCCGCTTCATCGTGACGCTGCCTCTGGCCTGA
- a CDS encoding GlxA family transcriptional regulator, whose amino-acid sequence MTISPAKAAAPDKARRPRRFVFLLLDRFTMISFAGAIEPLRIANRVAGRPLYAWALAGENGTEAVCSNGAAFRLDMGLEEIDREDVLLVCGGIDVQKATTRPVVNWLRREARRGVTIGGLCTGAYALAKAGLLDGKKATIHWENQDGFTEEFEEVRLTKSVFVMDGNRLTTAGGTASIDMMLKIIARDQGDDIANTVADQLIYSSIRTDQDTQRLSIPTRIGVRHPKLSEVIRKMEANIEDPISPADLAEEVGMSTRQLERLFRRYLNRSPKRYYMELRLQKARNLLMQTDMSVINVALACGFASPSHFSKCYRAHYATTPYRERGTQSAPGAVEEE is encoded by the coding sequence ATGACCATCTCTCCCGCCAAGGCCGCCGCCCCCGACAAGGCCCGCCGGCCCCGACGCTTCGTCTTCCTGCTGCTCGACCGTTTCACGATGATCTCCTTCGCGGGCGCCATCGAGCCTTTGCGGATCGCGAACCGGGTCGCGGGACGGCCGCTCTATGCCTGGGCGCTGGCCGGCGAGAACGGGACCGAGGCGGTCTGCTCGAACGGCGCGGCCTTCCGGCTCGACATGGGCCTCGAGGAGATCGACCGCGAGGATGTGCTTCTGGTCTGCGGCGGGATCGACGTGCAGAAGGCCACCACCCGGCCGGTGGTGAACTGGCTCCGGCGCGAGGCGCGGCGGGGCGTCACGATCGGCGGGCTCTGCACCGGGGCCTATGCGCTGGCCAAGGCGGGGCTTCTCGACGGCAAGAAGGCCACCATCCACTGGGAGAACCAGGACGGCTTCACCGAGGAATTCGAGGAGGTGCGGCTGACGAAATCCGTCTTCGTGATGGACGGCAACCGGCTGACCACTGCGGGCGGCACGGCCTCGATCGACATGATGCTGAAGATCATCGCCCGCGATCAGGGCGACGACATCGCCAACACCGTGGCCGACCAGCTGATCTATTCCTCGATCCGCACCGATCAGGACACGCAGCGCCTCTCGATCCCGACCCGGATCGGCGTGCGGCACCCGAAGCTCTCCGAGGTGATCCGCAAGATGGAGGCCAATATCGAGGATCCGATCAGCCCCGCCGATCTGGCCGAGGAGGTGGGCATGTCGACCCGCCAGCTCGAGCGGCTGTTCCGCCGCTACCTCAATCGCTCGCCCAAGCGCTACTACATGGAACTGCGGCTGCAGAAGGCGCGCAACCTGCTGATGCAGACCGACATGAGCGTCATCAACGTGGCGCTGGCCTGCGGCTTCGCGAGCCCGTCGCATTTCTCGAAATGCTACCGCGCCCATTACGCGACCACCCCCTACCGCGAGCGCGGCACGCAGAGCGCGCCCGGGGCGGTCGAGGAGGAGTGA
- a CDS encoding class II 3-deoxy-7-phosphoheptulonate synthase, protein MTRGWTKTDWRAKPRIQMPDYPDAAAVKAVEGQLAKYPPLVFAGEARKLKAALAEAAEGRAFLLQGGDCAESFSEFSADNIRDTFRVLLQMAIVLTYGAKVPVVKVGRMAGQFAKPRSAPTEVINGMELPSYRGDIINGFDPSPEARIPDPQRMLQAYTQAAASLNLLRAFSTGGFADIHRVHSWTLGFCEQDKAERYRDISNRISDALDFMSAAGVNGSTSHNLSTVDFYTSHEALLLEYEEALCRIDSITGQPVAGSGHMIWIGDRTRQIDGAHVEFCRGVLNPIGLKCGPSTTVEDLKVLMAKLNPQNEAGRLTLIARFGAGKVGEHLPRLIRAVREEGAKVTWCCDPMHGNTIKAASGYKTRPFDSVLREVREFFSIHKAEGSIPGGVHFEMTGQDVTECTGGLRAVTDEDLSNRYHTACDPRLNASQSLELAFLVAEELTTMREAARRVAL, encoded by the coding sequence ATGACCAGGGGCTGGACCAAGACCGACTGGCGCGCCAAACCGCGCATCCAGATGCCCGATTACCCGGACGCCGCTGCCGTCAAGGCGGTGGAGGGGCAGCTTGCGAAATATCCCCCGCTCGTCTTTGCTGGCGAAGCCCGCAAGCTGAAGGCGGCGCTGGCGGAAGCGGCCGAGGGACGTGCGTTCCTGCTGCAGGGCGGCGACTGCGCCGAGAGCTTCTCGGAATTCTCCGCCGACAACATCCGCGACACGTTCCGTGTGCTGTTGCAGATGGCCATCGTGCTGACCTACGGCGCGAAAGTGCCGGTGGTGAAGGTGGGCCGCATGGCCGGCCAGTTCGCCAAGCCGCGGTCGGCGCCGACCGAGGTCATCAACGGGATGGAGCTGCCCTCCTACCGGGGCGACATCATCAACGGCTTCGACCCGAGCCCCGAGGCGCGCATCCCCGATCCGCAGCGGATGCTGCAGGCCTATACCCAGGCAGCGGCCTCGCTCAACCTGCTGCGCGCCTTCTCGACCGGCGGCTTCGCGGATATCCACCGCGTGCATTCCTGGACGCTGGGCTTCTGCGAGCAGGACAAGGCAGAGCGCTACCGCGACATCTCGAACCGGATCTCGGACGCGCTCGACTTCATGTCGGCCGCGGGCGTGAACGGCTCGACCTCGCACAATCTCTCGACGGTGGATTTCTACACCTCGCACGAGGCGCTTCTGCTCGAATATGAGGAGGCGCTCTGCCGCATCGACTCGATCACCGGCCAGCCCGTCGCGGGCTCGGGCCACATGATCTGGATCGGCGACCGCACCCGTCAGATCGACGGCGCGCATGTCGAATTCTGCCGCGGCGTGCTGAACCCGATCGGGCTGAAATGCGGCCCCTCGACCACGGTCGAGGATCTCAAGGTGCTGATGGCCAAGCTCAACCCGCAGAACGAGGCCGGGCGGCTCACGCTGATCGCGCGCTTCGGCGCGGGCAAGGTGGGAGAGCACCTGCCGCGTCTGATCCGGGCCGTCCGCGAGGAAGGGGCCAAGGTGACCTGGTGCTGCGACCCGATGCACGGCAACACGATCAAGGCGGCTTCGGGCTACAAGACCCGCCCGTTCGATTCCGTGCTGCGCGAGGTGCGCGAGTTCTTCTCGATCCACAAGGCCGAGGGCTCGATCCCCGGCGGCGTGCATTTCGAGATGACGGGGCAGGATGTGACGGAATGCACCGGCGGCCTGCGCGCGGTGACGGACGAGGATCTGTCCAACCGCTACCACACCGCCTGCGATCCGCGCCTCAACGCCTCGCAGTCGCTGGAGCTGGCCTTCCTCGTGGCCGAGGAGCTGACGACGATGCGGGAAGCGGCGCGGCGCGTGGCCCTCTGA
- the gmk gene encoding guanylate kinase: protein MARRGLLLILSSPSGAGKSTLSKRLTAWDPSIRFSVSATTRAPRPGEVDGRDYYFRTRDEFIAAVEAGEMLEHAEVFGNFYGSPKAPVEKALEQGHDTLFDIDWQGGQQIRNSSLGRDVVSIFVLPPSIGELDRRLRSRAQDSEEVIATRMARSKDEISHWAEYDYVLVNRDLDLAEEQLKMILSAERLRRDRQPDLMDFVRGLNGEFETR, encoded by the coding sequence TTGGCCCGTCGTGGACTTCTTCTGATCCTCTCCTCGCCGTCGGGCGCGGGCAAATCGACCCTCTCGAAGCGGCTGACCGCCTGGGATCCCTCGATCCGCTTCTCGGTCTCGGCCACCACCCGCGCGCCGCGGCCGGGCGAGGTGGACGGGCGCGATTACTACTTCCGCACCCGCGACGAATTCATCGCCGCCGTCGAGGCGGGCGAGATGCTCGAACATGCCGAGGTCTTCGGCAATTTCTACGGCTCGCCCAAGGCTCCGGTCGAGAAGGCGCTGGAGCAGGGCCACGACACCTTGTTCGACATCGACTGGCAGGGCGGCCAGCAGATCCGCAACTCCTCGCTCGGCCGCGACGTGGTCTCGATCTTCGTGCTGCCGCCCTCGATCGGTGAGCTCGACCGCCGCCTGCGGTCGCGGGCGCAGGACAGCGAGGAGGTGATCGCCACCCGCATGGCGCGCTCGAAGGACGAGATCAGCCATTGGGCGGAATATGATTATGTGCTCGTCAATCGCGATCTCGACCTTGCGGAGGAGCAGCTGAAAATGATCCTCTCCGCCGAGCGTCTGCGCCGCGACCGCCAGCCCGACCTGATGGACTTCGTGCGCGGCCTCAACGGGGAGTTCGAGACGAGATGA
- a CDS encoding YicC/YloC family endoribonuclease: protein MISSMTGFAARRGQGEGHSWLWELRSVNGKGLDLRLRVPDWIEGLEPAIRAELGRVLQRGSVSLSLKVAAEGGTDGLRVNVGALQSMLRALAEVSAAAHGSGIELRPASPADVLGLRGVLEQATGVEDTGPLRAALLAELPELLAAFTEMRRSEGEALARLIGAQLDRIEALTAEARTEAEARREAAPFALRENLARLLAAGEGLDETRIAQELALLAVKQDVTEELDRLAAHVAAARTLLGETAPVGRRMDFLVQEFMREANTLCSKAQSLALTRVGLDLKTVIDQMREQIQNVE from the coding sequence ATGATCAGCTCGATGACCGGCTTCGCGGCGCGCCGCGGCCAGGGCGAGGGCCACTCCTGGCTCTGGGAACTGCGCTCGGTGAACGGCAAGGGCCTCGATCTGCGGTTGCGGGTGCCGGACTGGATCGAGGGGCTGGAGCCCGCGATCCGGGCCGAACTCGGCCGGGTTCTGCAACGGGGCAGCGTCAGCCTCTCGCTCAAGGTCGCGGCCGAGGGCGGAACGGACGGGCTCCGGGTCAACGTCGGCGCGCTCCAGTCGATGCTGCGCGCGCTGGCCGAGGTTTCGGCGGCTGCGCACGGCTCGGGGATCGAGCTGCGCCCGGCGAGCCCGGCCGACGTGCTGGGGCTGCGTGGCGTCCTCGAACAGGCGACGGGGGTCGAGGATACGGGCCCGCTCCGCGCGGCGCTGCTGGCCGAACTGCCGGAGCTGCTGGCGGCCTTCACCGAGATGCGGCGCAGCGAGGGCGAGGCTCTGGCCCGGCTGATCGGCGCGCAGCTCGACCGGATCGAGGCGCTTACTGCCGAGGCCCGCACCGAGGCCGAGGCGCGCCGCGAGGCCGCGCCATTCGCGCTTCGTGAAAATCTGGCCCGTCTCCTCGCGGCAGGCGAGGGTCTCGACGAGACCCGCATCGCGCAGGAGCTGGCGCTTCTGGCCGTCAAGCAGGACGTGACCGAAGAGCTCGACCGGCTGGCGGCCCATGTCGCGGCCGCCCGCACGCTTCTGGGCGAGACGGCGCCCGTGGGGCGGCGGATGGATTTCCTCGTGCAGGAGTTCATGCGCGAGGCCAACACGCTCTGCTCGAAGGCGCAGTCGCTGGCGCTGACGCGGGTCGGGCTCGACCTGAAGACCGTCATCGACCAGATGCGCGAGCAGATCCAGAACGTGGAGTAA
- a CDS encoding ABC transporter ATP-binding protein produces MIAVENLHRHFGGFRAVDGASLQIATGSITGLIGPNGAGKTTLFNVIAGRLPPTSGRVTMDGEEITGLPPHALFHKGLLRTFQIAHEFGSMSVRENLMMVPARQSGETLWNAWFRRGAVAAEERRLRDKADEVLEFLTISHLADEKASNISGGQKKLLELGRTMMVDAKIVFLDEVGAGVNRTLLNTIGDAIVRLNEERGYTFCVIEHDMDFIARLCNPVICMAEGKVLAEGTVEEVKNDERVIEAYLGTGLKNKVVGHA; encoded by the coding sequence ATGATAGCAGTCGAAAACCTGCACAGGCACTTCGGCGGTTTCCGGGCCGTGGATGGCGCATCGCTGCAGATCGCCACCGGCTCGATCACCGGGCTGATCGGACCGAACGGGGCGGGAAAGACCACGCTGTTCAACGTGATCGCGGGGCGGCTGCCGCCGACCTCGGGACGGGTCACGATGGACGGCGAGGAGATCACCGGCCTGCCGCCGCACGCGCTCTTTCACAAGGGACTGTTGCGCACCTTCCAGATCGCGCACGAGTTCGGCTCGATGAGCGTACGGGAAAATCTCATGATGGTTCCGGCCCGCCAGTCCGGCGAGACGTTGTGGAACGCCTGGTTCCGCCGCGGCGCGGTGGCGGCCGAGGAGCGGCGGCTGCGCGACAAGGCCGACGAGGTGCTGGAGTTCCTGACGATCTCGCATCTCGCCGACGAGAAGGCCTCGAACATCTCGGGCGGGCAGAAGAAGCTTCTCGAGCTCGGGCGCACCATGATGGTGGATGCCAAGATCGTCTTCCTCGATGAGGTGGGCGCCGGCGTGAACCGGACGCTTCTGAACACGATCGGCGATGCCATCGTGCGGCTGAACGAGGAGCGCGGCTATACGTTCTGCGTCATCGAGCACGACATGGATTTCATCGCCCGCCTCTGCAACCCGGTCATCTGCATGGCCGAGGGCAAGGTGCTGGCGGAAGGAACTGTCGAGGAAGTGAAGAACGACGAGCGGGTGATCGAGGCCTATCTCGGCACCGGCCTCAAGAACAAGGTGGTGGGTCATGCGTGA